The Geomonas agri genome contains the following window.
CACGCGGAGTCGACAGGAGGGGGCGGGATGGCAGGTGACGGGGACGCTGGCACAGACCCCGCCGTACTTCGCGCAGGAGGTCCCCTTGCGGTTGGAGAGCACCGCGGGGGCGCTCGCCCGGCTGGTGCCGGTGCCAGCCAAGGGAGCCACCTCCTTCGATCTTGCCGCGCCGGGACAGCCGCAGCGCCTGCTGCTCGACCCTGATGCGGAGGTCTTTCGTGTGCTCTCCCCCGGCGAGATACCGGCCACGGTCAACAGCATCAAGGGGTCCGGCAACCTAGTCGGGGTGACCACCAGGAACTGCCGGACCGACCTGGTGGGTTTCCGGACTTTTCTCGCCTCCCTCTCCCAAGGGAAGGCGGCAGTTGTCGACGAGGCGGAGTTGAAGCCCGCGCAGGTGGCGGGGCACGATCTTATCTTTTGCGGCCGGCCCCGCGACCTAGCGCTGCTGCCGACCGGTGCCGAGGCGGTCACCCCTGCCGGAGCCGGGGAGGAGGACGCGCTCACCCTCACGGTGCTACAGCGTATGGCGCCCGGGAAAGGCGTCGTCGCCCTCTTCGAACCGGGGTCACCTGCGGCTGCGGTCCAGTACGGTCCCAAGGTAACCCACTACGGCAAGTACGGCTTCCTCCTCTTCTCCGGTGGCGCCAACCGCCGCAAGGCGACTGCTCCCCCCGCCGACGGCGAGGCGGTGGTCCGCTTTCCCCAGCAGGCCCCCTAGTGCATTGCCGGCGCACTCCCGCGTAGGGAGGCGCCGGCACCCCGCATCCCTCTGCATCCCCGTTACCTGATTCTCCTCGAATAAAGTTTATATTTTTGAATTAAAAACTTCTTAAGTTATATTTCCCGACGTCGATAAGCATACTATTCGTGCGTGCGGAGGGGGCGCCGAACTGGCCACTCTGCGACCTTTTTCCGTGCGAGGCAGCGCAACGGTTGGAAAACCACCGGCAGAACGCCGGGTCGCCCAGAAAAGGAGTAACGCCATGACAGTAAGTGACATCTCTTTGACCGCCGGCATGAGGACCAACCTTTTGTACCTGCAGAACACCAGCCAGCTGTTGAACCGCACCCAACAGAGGCTGTCGTCGGGCAAGCAGGTCAACAGCGCCCTGGACAACCCGACCAACTATTTCGCGGCCCAAAATGCCAACCAGCGCGCCAGCGACCTCTCCGACCGCAAGGACGGCATGTCGGAAGCGGTCCAGACGGTCAAGGCGACCAACGCCGGGATCAGCGCCATCACCGGTCTGATCAACGCCGCCAAGGGCGTGGCCCAGTCCGCCCTCTCCACCAGCGATACCACCGTGCAGTCGAAGCTGGCCAACCAGTACAACACCATCCGCAGCCAGATCGACAACATCTCCTCCGACTCGGGGTACCGTGGCCTGGACCTGTTGAGCAGCATCAACACCTTGACCGTCAACTTCAACGAGGATGCCAGCTCGACCCTGGACGTGGTCGGTTTCCTGGCTAGCTCCGACGGCCTGAGCCTCACCGCGGCCAGCGGCAGCTGGCAGACTGTCTCTGATATCACCACCGACACGGCGAAGATGGATACCGCCATCTCGACCCTCAGGGTCAATACCCAGGCCCTGGCCGCCAACCTGAACATCATCACCACGCGCCAAAGCTTTACCGACGACATGATTAACACCCTGCAGACCGGCGCCGACAACCTGACCCTCGCCGACATGAACGAGGAAGGGGCCAACATGCTCATGCTGCAAACCCGCCAGTCCCTGGGCACCACCTCGCTGAGCCTCTCGTCAGCCGCGGCGCAGTCCATCCTTAAGCTGTTCTAGTCTCTTCAGGCGGGATGGCATCAAGCCATCCCGCACCCCAAGGGGGATAAGGAGCGGGTATGAAAAAAACACAGCTTACGCCGGTGTGCCGCCTGCTCGCGGATCGCGCGCCTGCCACGATTGAACGCGATTGGTCCTCTCAAGCAGTAGCGGCAGGGGGAGACAGTGACGCTCCGATTGACATCAGGGAGGAAGGGGCTAACATGATGCGCTTGGTGCAGGCCCAGCAGGATACGCAGACACCGTTGGCCGGCTCCTCAAGACAGGCCCGAGTGGTTTTGGGACAGTTCTAGGCGACAGCGCGGTACCACCAGGAGCATTCGCGTCGTCCATGCTGAGGGGGGTCTGAAAATTGCAGTCGCTTTAGTTTGAGAAGTCATAACAAGAAACTGGCTGAGGTAACTGAAGCCGCAGCACGAGGGGGCGGTTATGCTGGTTCAAGTGCATTGGACAAACAAGCGGTACGACTACGTGAAGGACTACATGCTGGACAGTTTGATCGAGGCCGGTGTCGTGGCGCGATTTCTGCGCTCCTCTGGTTGGGTAACCATCGGTGTCGATCCGATCCGTTCCGCAAAGAACAAGAAAAATTACGGCGGTCCGGAAAGACGGCACATGGGAAGTGCCGCAGCATGAGGTGCTGGCTGTCGGATTGCTTTACAGGGGGGCGCCGGCCTTTGTCGGGATGCTTGACAAGGTAACGGAAGAGGGGGCGCTAAGGCCCCCTTTTTATTTGAAGGGGAAAATCCAAAAAAGGCGATGCCCATGCGGGCATCGCCTTTTGTCGTTCCTTCTCGTTAACGAGTTTAGTTCCTGCGGCGTTTGCCGTAGATGGCCAGGCCAAGGAAACCGGCACCAAGAAGCACCATGGTGCCAGGCTCGGGGACCGGCGGGTTGTCGATGGAGGCGAGCCATACGCTGTTTCCCGGCACCGGCGGATCAGCTATGTTTCTCAGGTGCGAGCTGAAGAATTAACCTTCGATGTTTGCCACGACGAAATCCTGGGTGGTCAGGGTGCTGCTTCCCAGGTTGTAGTAGAAGGTGAGAGGGGTGTTGTCGATCGTCCTCCCCTGGTAGCTAGCGTCTTTGTTGAAGATGCCGAACGTGGAGACGTTGCCGCGCTGCCCGCGGACCAGGAGGTGCTGTGGCCATGCCGGTGAAATCGAAGCTGCTCAGGTTCAACGTGGTCTCGTCGGTCACTTTGAAGTAGAAGCTCCCCCAGGTAAGGGTCGGGGTGCCGCCGATGTTATTGCCGGTGCGGTTAAGAAGCGGTCGTTGGCGTCCACGACGAATTTGATCTTGCTGGCTTCGGTATCGTCGACCGTGACGGTGCCGTAGTTGCCGACGGTCGCGTCTTGGTTCCAGACGTTGAAGGTCTTGACGATGCTGCTGGCGTAGGCACTCCCGGCCATGGATCCCAGCAGGGCCAGCGCGGCTGCCGCGGTGAACTTTCCGAATCTCCTTTTCATGTCGGGACTGTAAAGGAATCCGACAGGATTGGGGAAGAAGGGCCCCAAAAAAAGAGGGTGCCGGAAGGCACCCTCTTTGGCCCTTGATTTATCAGAGCTTAGGCGTTTCTGCGCCGCTTGCCCCAGATTGCGAGACCGAGGAACCCGGTGCCCAGGAGGATCATGGTGCCAGGCTCGGGAACTGGCGGGGTGTGGGTGAGCCCTGCCTCGGTGAACGGGGTGGTGAAGGAGTGTATTCCTGGGTCTGGACCATTGCCAACATACGCCTGTCCGTAGGCCACCACGAAGGTCCCGTTTGCCAAGGGATCGGAGAAGGTGACGTCGATGGTTTCTCCGCCAGAGATGCCGGTACCGTTCAGGCTGTAGACGAAGATGGCGAAGAAACTCGCATCGATGCCGTTCACCGCCAGATCCGCGTCATGCCAGTTACCGAAGTTGTTCGAGGCGTTGCCAGACGGAACGAGCCCCATCCAACTGTAGAGGTCCACTTTCTCGGTATTGAACTTTCCGGCAAATCCGGTGGAGGTGTTCCAGGTCCCGCCGTAGAAATCGGTTCCCCCGAGGGCGCCCGTGCCGGTGGAGAGGGTTATGGAGGAGGGCGGGGCTGTTGGGATTGCATCCTTATCCACGTAGGGGACCCCTATGATCATGAGCAGCGGGTCGTTAAGGGGGGGTTGACCATCGCCGTTTTCCTGAATGCCGAGATGGGTATTGGAAATCGGCCTAACTTCAGGGTCTGTGTTTCCATAATAGAGGTAGGTTCCAGTGTTGGGTGGATCCCCGATGTGCATCACCGCAGGGTCAAGCGGGTCCGGAACCAAAGTAGCGAAAGCTGCTGAAGTGCCGAACATCATAAATAAACCAAAGATTACGAGAATACTCTTTTTCATGACAGCCTCCTATTCAGTTTATCTCAAACTTGGTCACGTGCCCATCCAGTAGCAAGTTGCGAGCCCAGTTTGCAAGGAGCTGATATCATTATCTTTATTTTTCAGATGGTTACCAGGTGTAAAGGCGGTCGACAAGGCTTGTGGTAAGGCGGCGAACGAATCGTCGTAAAATCAGTTATTTGCGGTTGGCGCTTTCAATGGGAGCTGTAATGGATCTCGACAGCCCCTTACCAGAGGTGCCAGTTTCCGGTGGCAAGGACGTAGCAGACCAGGGCGAGGTTGGTGACGGCGTGGGCGAGGACGCAGAGGGTGATGCTGCGGGTCCGGTAGCAGACGAAGTTATAGATTGCGCCTGCTGCCATACCGGCCCAGAAAAGGTGGTGCTCCAGCCCGAAAAGAACGGTGGTGAGCAGGAAAGAAGGCCAGGTGAAGGTGCCGATCCGCACCGAGCGGAAAGCGGGGTGGACAAGGTAACGCAGCAAAAAGGAACGCCAGAACAGTTCCTCCATGAGGGGCACTACGAGCACCGCTCCTGCCATGCGCACCCCGGTAATCGCGAGACGCACCGGTCCGGCGGGTAGAAGATGCGGCATGAAGCCGGCGGGTGCCGCGGAGAACGGAACGGCGTAGTCGATGGAGATCCAGAGGACGAAGGTGACCACTCCGACCAGGACAACCGTGACGTTTCTCGTGAGGTTACACAGTTCTTCGAGGTGCAGTTCGCGGTACTTCTTCCGGTAGGCCCACAGGAGGACTGCCACGGTCAACGCCTTGATCGGGTACAGGTAGAGATGGGCGGTTGGGGGGAGCTTGAGCCACCCGGCCCTTTCGGCGATCTGGAGAAGTTCCTGGAGCCCCACAAACGCCATGAAAACGGCGAAGGGGAGGACGCGGCAGACAGCTTCCCTGTACAGTCGTGCCTGGATTGCCGTTTTGGACATCGGTTCCCTGCTTCATGTGGGATGACTCAAACATGGGCAAAATTGTAGCAGCGATTGCATAAAAAGGAAATGTCACGGATAAGCAGGCGCACACTATCTATTGACAATAAAAATATTTAATTTAAAGCTTTGACGGTAGTTGTTAAGCAACAGTAACACTGGCGTTTTTGCCTCTCTCATTGCTTCGATTTGCATGAGGCATTTAGTTAGCTTGATCTCAGTAAACTTGGTTGTAGACTTAACATCCAACAAACCAGACCTGCTCTCAGAGAAAAGAACGGCTCCCTGTTTGAGCAGTATCCTCTTCGAGACTTTGGCCCGGCACTGTGAGGGGAAATGAGCAACCTGTCCGTCACCGTCATCGACTCCCCCGCCAAGCTTCAAGGGCTGGCTCTATCGTGGAACGAACTGCTCGAGGCTTCGGTTTCGGACAGCCCCTTTCTGCGCTGGGAGTGGCTGGCAACCTGGGTTGAGTGCTGCCTTGGCAAAAAGCGCAGCCTCTTCGTCCTCTCTTTCGAGGAGAAGGGAAGGGTGGCAGGCATCGCCCCCTTTTTCCTGGAGATGAGCGGTGGGGTGCTGCCAAGGCGCACCATCCGCTTTCTGGGGACACCCGAAGGGGGGAGCGATTACCTTGACGTCTTCTGCCGCAGGGGGCGCGAGACGGAGGTCGCCGACGCCCTGTACCACTACCTTGTGGGGGAGGGACGCGGCCGCTGGGACGTGCTGCACCTGCAGGATATCCCCGCCGAGTCTGTGTTCCTGCTGCGCTTTCTGAACCGGGTCGACGAAGTGGGCAAGTACTATGAAATCACCCCCGGTGCCTTCTGCCCCG
Protein-coding sequences here:
- a CDS encoding PEP-CTERM sorting domain-containing protein, with amino-acid sequence MPGNSVWLASIDNPPVPEPGTMVLLGAGFLGLAIYGKRRRN
- a CDS encoding GSU3473 family protein, with product MLVQVHWTNKRYDYVKDYMLDSLIEAGVVARFLRSSGWVTIGVDPIRSAKNKKNYGGPERRHMGSAAA
- a CDS encoding CAAX prenyl protease-related protein; this translates as MSKTAIQARLYREAVCRVLPFAVFMAFVGLQELLQIAERAGWLKLPPTAHLYLYPIKALTVAVLLWAYRKKYRELHLEELCNLTRNVTVVLVGVVTFVLWISIDYAVPFSAAPAGFMPHLLPAGPVRLAITGVRMAGAVLVVPLMEELFWRSFLLRYLVHPAFRSVRIGTFTWPSFLLTTVLFGLEHHLFWAGMAAGAIYNFVCYRTRSITLCVLAHAVTNLALVCYVLATGNWHLW
- a CDS encoding PEP-CTERM sorting domain-containing protein; the encoded protein is MDKDAIPTAPPSSITLSTGTGALGGTDFYGGTWNTSTGFAGKFNTEKVDLYSWMGLVPSGNASNNFGNWHDADLAVNGIDASFFAIFVYSLNGTGISGGETIDVTFSDPLANGTFVVAYGQAYVGNGPDPGIHSFTTPFTEAGLTHTPPVPEPGTMILLGTGFLGLAIWGKRRRNA
- a CDS encoding flagellin N-terminal helical domain-containing protein — its product is MTVSDISLTAGMRTNLLYLQNTSQLLNRTQQRLSSGKQVNSALDNPTNYFAAQNANQRASDLSDRKDGMSEAVQTVKATNAGISAITGLINAAKGVAQSALSTSDTTVQSKLANQYNTIRSQIDNISSDSGYRGLDLLSSINTLTVNFNEDASSTLDVVGFLASSDGLSLTAASGSWQTVSDITTDTAKMDTAISTLRVNTQALAANLNIITTRQSFTDDMINTLQTGADNLTLADMNEEGANMLMLQTRQSLGTTSLSLSSAAAQSILKLF